Genomic window (Phragmites australis chromosome 21, lpPhrAust1.1, whole genome shotgun sequence):
GAGCTAGAGCCACCGTCGGCAGGTCCGAAGGCTGAGGAAGGGGACCCACTGTGGCCGACGAAGAAGGCCTGACTTACCTCCATCTTGGCGTCGTGGAGTTCGCAGATCTCCTCCAACAGCACGTAAGAGCGGGCGCTCATGAAGGTGTGAGGTGGGAATTTGGTGTTGATGATGGGGATCGTGTGGCAGTACTTGGGGTTGAGACCACAGAGAATGTTGAGTACCTGGCTGGGCTTGGAGACGGGTTGGCCGACGTCGTGGGGGTTGTTGACGAGCATTTTCAGCTGGGTGCAGTACTGGGAGATGCTCATGTCGCCTTGTTGGAGACTGCGGAACTCAGCCTCGAAGTAGATGACGTGTTGGGGCTTGTTGTCGCGGAAGAGGCCCTCAATGGCATTCCAAACAGTGAAGGCCGAGGAATGCGGCTTGTGGATGAGGTTGAAGACGTCCTTCGTGACGGTGGTGTAGAGCCAGTTGACGACGTTGTGGTCATTCATCCTCCAATCGGCGTCGTGCTAGTGCAGCGGTGGCGGGGAGTGCATGTGCACGTCGAAGCTGAATTTGCCAAGGACGGAGTCTAAGAAGCAGAGCGCCATTGACTATAGTTGGACTCATTGAAGTCGAGCAGCACATGGACATGGGAACGGATGTTCACCGTCTGCACGACGGACGCTGGAGCAGGCTGGGAGTGACGCCGTCGGAGATGGAGCTGGAGAAGTCGAAGGAGGGGGAGTTGGCCATGGCAGCGGAAGAGGATGGAGTGAACGGATTTGTTAGGGAGGACTGTTTGGTCATTGATACCATGTAGAGTAGTATTGAGATCAACCGCACTTGTATTGATCATCGAGCAATAGTTTTATATATGTACAATATGGAGAGGAATCCAACTAACACAGCTATTCCTACGAGGCCGTTAGCCCAGCCGAGGTGAGTAGTGGTGACCGAGTCCAGCAGGTGCGCCTAGCGCGAATTTGGCGCACGGCCGTGGCTGTTGGAGAGAGCGTGGTTGTTGGAGATCCTAGCAACAGGAGGGAGTAGCACGTACAAATTATCCCTGGTTAACTAGTCTATGACCCATGGTCCCATACTTCTGCCTTAATCTGGCTAACGTGGAAGTGGACCTGCCCGATTTTGTCGACCCTCCCTCGCAGCCTGTCTGTGTCTAATCTCAAAGACCCGTACAAAGCAAGGACCAAGATGAGATTTATTTGCATGCATGGACAGCGCTCCGAACCACCATTTAGGTCCACCCGGCGGCTTGTTCGAAAGTCACAGTCCACACCTGCAAAAATGTCCGGATTGATCCCGGGCTATTGCTGCTATCACATACCAATTCGTGTGTGAGACTAACTGTGAACTACTCGGGCCGGGTCCATGAACCACAACTCCACAAGTGGTCCATTTCAAGTTTCCAGCAACTGTATGGTGGAAGAAAACGAACGAACGTACGTCGACTAAACATGACACTACAACCGCCTCACGCTGACCCCAAGCAAGCTAGACCTGGATTGATTCTTTCCGGTTGTCTAGCAACATATGATAAAACGATACCCACTTGAGTCAAAACTAATATTTTTGCTTTGATAAACAATAGTTTGCTCTGAAAATATACACTTAGGGACAGATTCACCGACCTCCAAACGCACTTAGGAGCTCTCAAAGTCTCTCCTTTAATTGTTGAGTAtggaagagaagaaagaagaaagaagagagagtgCTTGTGTTTGGTGATGCTGAATCGGTCACTGGGTACACTTTTACTGCACGCTTGACGATCGGTGGTTGGGTCGGTGGGGCAAAAGCAGGGAAATAATAGAGGTCGTTCATGTCAAGCCGGCATCGCACTCGGGTTCTCGATAGATTCCTGCGTCGCCCATTTCCCTACCAAAAAAGGCTGTAACGCTACAGGGGGCGTGCGATACGTCGTGCGTTACCTTTGGCACGCCGTGATCATGCATCAAGGCAGCAGGCGTCGTACGAGAGGCCTACCACCATTCAGCTCGACCGCACCCAAGCGGAATCGTTCGGCGAGGCCGCGAGGGACGTGGACTTGTGCCGTGCCATCTCGTGCCGGCGACCGTCGCGCGCGCATAATTCCGCGTCGCCCCAACCCAAGGCCCGGAGCTCGAGCTCGAGCTCGTGCAGGGCATTATACGTGCGTGGTGCCGGTGGTGGCGTGGCTACTAGTGATGGGTAGTGAGCTCCAGCCACGGCGCGGGGTCGCGTTCGGCCAGCCGGTGCCGGGCGTCGTGCGCTTCGTTCCGGACGTGGGCGAGTCGGGTGGAGTGCGGGCTGTGGGCGCGCGCATGGAGCCATGATACATGGACGCACGAGAGGACGTGTCGCGCCCCTTTTGTCGCTGGCGCATACTTGTATCGGAATTCATGTTTCCACTGTCTGCTGTCTCCCGTCGCCACGCCCCAGCAGCGCGGCTCAGCAGGCACGCGCCCCCAGGCCGGATCTCGATCGTTGCCGCGCAAGACCAACGCGACGCGACGTCGTGCCGATCTGTGTATAGCACTCGATCGGTTTCTGAATTGGAACATAGGTAGAGTAGCAAGAATTTGGATAGGCCTATACGAACAATTCGAGAGTATATTCGTCCAGTAGCCAAattcgaggaagaaggagataGTTCTTGTCTATTACATTATGATGCTCCTCTGTCATCCGCTCAACAGCTAAAAAAGCTACTCTCtctttagaaatattttttttgaaaaatcaaaatttatatactttgattaatatttaatcaaattataaaaatgtctagtgtataaaattatatgattaggtttataattcaaaataattttgtagttgtaaataatatattttataaaaattagcTAAAATATAACTTCAAAGAccaaactaaaaatatatactatttCTGAACTAGGAGAGTAATATTCTCCCAAGCCAACTCATGCACGACTCTACTCACACACGGACTGAGCCCACACACATGTTACAGATCCATTCCGGCTCAGTCACCTTAGTACTAGCCTGCGTGCTCCTCCGTCCTGCTTCTTCGCTCTTGTCGCCCGCTGCTGTGGTAACTGGAGCAGTAGTGCTGACACTCAGCAAAGAATTTTGCAACAATGTTTAGAGAGGTGAGGTGCACAATGCATCTATCTAAAACTAGTGGGATGATATTTGCAACTAGAACTTATTTCtaaccaattttttttcatttaagcACGCATGGGcctgttatcatggaattaagcAGCAGAGGCCATCTTTTTAAAATCTAAGCGGAGCACTGCAACATCATCTGGCAGCGTTCCCAGTGAGTTTCCTCTTTATGGCGTCAACCTCTGACCCGTTCGCATTTATGGCCACGTTCGTCGCCTCCACACCGCGGTGCACCACGGCACCCTCACGGAACCCGTGCAGATACTTCATCCACTCCCCATTGGCCACGTCCACCATGggatcgggatcctctgcagttgctGCTGGCAACTGCAGAGAGGCTACTGTAGTTACAGTAGAATGCATTTGGGTCTGATCCGAGCCGTTGATTTCACGGTGGGTGCATCGGATTCGTATGCTACAGTATCTCTACAGTATCCCGCTACAGTACCGGAACGACTGCGCAAGGGACCAGATTACTGTTGGTACAGTAATATATGATTAACTAATGCATATCACTGTAGCCCAGACTTATTTTACCGTACAAACAGTGATTCTCTGCATTAATGATGTATTAATGCAAGAGAATCCGGGTCCTCCACCATGACCTGTGGGACACAGCGCGCCACAGGTTCCTGCCGGCCATGTACTCGTACACCAGCAGGGCCGGTCACGAGGTTTGAGATTTTAGTAGCCCGGTCAAAACTAAAAACAGGTCTATTAAATTAAAAcatcaaaaaattaattaatatataaattataaaaaataatatttgaaatattaaaaaattatttttgataaacacttaaaatatattaaaaaacaacGCTCAcatcaaacatattttttaaaataatcttAAATAATTTCTTTTAGCATTCTAGTTGTAAAATCATTGATGATGATAGCACTTCCAATCTCATCCAGcaatttcttctcaatacataaaattaccaaacttttaatttttatatattatagATCTCAAATAATTCTCCAATAAATTTAAAAAGTTTCTTTCAACTGATATCACAGTAACATGTATAGTAAATAAGATTCGATAAATAATAGAAATATTAAGATAACAATCTGTTTGTCTAACGTACTAAAAAAATCTCTATAGAAGATATTAACTTATTTGGCAAAGTTAATTGTACAACCCTTAACTTAGACATTAGATTATTTAACTTAGCATCATATAAACCatctagagaaaaaatatttacaaagtTAGCGTAACAATCTTTCAGTTCAATATCATAATTCATACAATAACTTTAAGTTTATTCAATAAAAATCTAAATGTAATTTTGAATGCTTGAAGTTCTTCAAATCCATTTTCAATGAAGTATTTGCTATGTCaactataaaaaaaagtaaTTAACTTTAAAAGTCATATCAACTTGTAGAATTTGTTCATTATAATCAGTTTTATCAATTTCTTTACACCGATCAAAGTTCAAAACCTATGCACGATTATATATTATACAGTTATGCTCACTGTAGTTTATGTCTTTATGTCTGTGCACACTCTACAAGTTATAACTCACAATATTTCTAGTTGTAATTAGGGGATATACACAGTGcgaataataagttgtaactcacagtgttagcttctcgtgttacaATTATGTATTTCTAAACGTGAAGTtataactggtctacctaacaagttgtaactcatagtgtttggAGTTGTAACTGAAAGatatgcgcagtgcgaataacaagttgtaactcacagtgttagcttctcgtgttgcaattatgcatttctgaacgtgaagttgtaactgatctacctaatAAATTATAACTTATAATGTTTTAAATTGTAACTGTAGAATGTATATAGTACAAATAGTAACTATGTATAAGCACATAATATCCTGCGTTTTAGGGGGCAGGGGCGACCGCCCCGCTTGCCCCCCTCGAAGGCCGGCCGAGTCACCAGCGCGTGGTCGCCGCACCTGCCAGCGATGCAGTAACTGACGAGCGTGGTGAGGGTGTGCTGTCGGAGGTTGGCGAGCATAGCCACCTCCACGTAAAACAACAGCCAGACACCTTATTGGACATGTATATTTTCTTGATTGCCACGCACCGCCTGCGACTAGAGGTGTCCGATGTACACCTTTGTGGCACCGCCGGCGCCGAGCAACACCCATTCGTCGCATGCATCAGCTCCGCCTTGGTGTCTTGTCAAGCCCTCACGCGGAAACGCTAGCAGTGTCGCCACTGAATCATCGTCAGCGCTCACTCTGTCCCCTGCAGTCATCCTACGCCGGCGTTCTTGTAATTGCCACGGTGGTGAAAATGAAATACCCAAATAGAAATAGGTTTGTTTGTAGGTTGCTATAATGCCGGTGCCATTGGCCTTAGTATGCCTGCAAAATGTTCTCTAGCGAATGTGTCAGTGCTATCATGATACTTCTGTTCCATGGAAGTAGTATTTTAAGCGAGTCTGAAATCTTGATTGCATTGGTCGAGTGGCTGAGACCTCAAAGAACATTATGTTTCTCGAAATGGTTTATCTGCTTTGCATAGTGTGAATGGATGAACTACCAGAGCATGAAACACGCCCACGATGCTCCTGAAGCCGTATTACAGGTGGAGTGATGGATATTCATCAAGGTTTCCTGTCTAGGTCTTGTTTTAGTGTCATGTTTCATGTTTATGGAACTCTTTATGAACAATTTTTCTATTGTCTCTGAAATTTCAATTAAGTTAAGATGTTCAAATATTTGACTTATCTGGAGTTCAGAAGTATTTGCCTTAGTGCGAAGTGCAAAGATTGCACTTGATAAGCAATTCATTATTTGCAAGCATGTATAGGTTATTACATTGCATTAAGTGCTGTGCCTCTCAGGAGTTCTGTATATTAACCTTTGATGTTGTGTAACTGTCCAAAGCAGTATATTAACCTTTGGTTTGGAGTTCTGTACTTTATGCCTATTTGCAAAATGTCGCAATGTCTTAATGCTAATTGATTGTTAAATTTTCAATCTTGTGTATGTATTGGTTGTGTAGCTGTTGGTCATAAGCTTCAAAAATCAGTTGAACCTAACCTTGACAATGCTCCATGTTGGTCCTTAACGACCATTTTTGGCAACTGTTGAAGCATTCAGGGCATCGGATTGTTTCATTGGACGCAAAGTTGCGTCATGTTAGCTGTCGATTCATATTTATGCAATAGTTGCCATACCTAATGCATTTTTTTGTCTACTTTTGCATAACAACAAAGTTGTTGCCTGCTACGAGAACAAAGTTGTTATGAACTGATGTAATTAATCTCATCTACTTCAAAGACCATGCAACAGGAGAAGATGCAAGGACTGTGGTTGAGAGTTCACATGAGTAGCATCAAAATTAGGTGCTGAAAAATGGTCGTTAAGGCAGTCCTAACGTGTCATCTAGTCAGTGACCTTTTTAATGGACATAAAAAAGGATTGGCTACTCATGCAAATATGAATGAAGTATGGTTTGTTGCTCATGATCAGGCACTTTCATTGTGACATGTATTATTTGCCATATATGGACCAGTCATGATGTATTCGGACATTTTAATGTATGCATGTGGTGATGTATTCGGACAATTTTAATTTATGCATGCCGTGAAGTATTCAGACAttttattgtatgcatgtcatTATGTATTCTGATAGATCTATTCGGACATTTTAACTTCATATGAAGTTTGAATTTTGCTTTACAGACTACAGACTACAGTAGAAATTAAGTTGGAGTAAACAATAACTATATGCTAATGTATGCCACATGATTTTGCCTACTTGGCTTATCTGAAGACAATATGTATGTTTCAATATGGTAGTGTATATATACCACATGAGAAATCTGGTATCTCCTGCTATCTGAAAACAATATGTATGTTCATCTCTTGAAGAACCTATGTGGTTGTATGTTTGATTCCTACTATGCACATTGTGACGGTTGTCTGTTGAATGTTCTCAGACTCATGTAATCTTTTGAAGAAGCTGTGCGGTTGTGTGTCTCACACCTTGATTGTAATCTGTCATCTTGATTCAATGGAGAGACGCTAGAGAATTTTATGGAGGTAGCATGCAATTCCTAAAAAAAGGGATATCTACAGGTTCAGTAATTGAATTGAATGTGGATTCTATCAGGCAAATTCAGGTTACAACCAAATAACATAATTGAAATTATAGTCCAATTCCAAATTCTCAAGAAATTGAATTGATTCTCCAATTCCAAGTAACCATTCAATTCTAGAAACCAAACGGAGCCTTCCAGATGTGATCGAAAGTAAAGGCAATTTTCAACCACTTCagatagcttttttttttccttctaagaTAATGTATCACTTAAGATGTAGACAAATCCAACTAAGGAGCCAAATACCAAAATGACGCTTTCCGGTACTAATTTATGCAAGAACTTTGCATCCACCCGTGTATTGAGTGACATCCAGCCATCGCGACTCGCAAGATCATTTGGCTACAAGTCCTTTCCGAACGTCTGCAATTCGGTGGGTGGCCACGACATGTACACTGCAGTACAGGAGTGCATGTCACATAGCTTCTGTAGCTGGTTCTTCACTGCAGAGCACACGCTTGCCAAGACGCAGGAAATGCCAGATGCGCACAAGCTCCTGCCCAGAACACATTTGTCATCTCGTCCATTGCTGATGTGAGAACAATCAGGCTAACCGACGAAACGAAGCTCCGCCTCAACTACATGACGAGGTAACCAGGAGCAAGTCCAGAAGCAAATGTCCAAGAGCTAAACACCCGGTGAGCTAAACAACGAATAATTCGAAGAATAATTATTCGTGATGGTTCGAAGATGCTGATTGATAACAGCATTAAGGTCCAGAAGCAGATAGACCGGCAGGCACCAAATCTCACGACTCACAATATCTCAAAGAATGGAGATATAACAGGGTCACGGTGGGGAAATTGCTGAGTTACAGCAGAGAAACAAAACACAGCTGCAACAGGGCAACATCTATTCATTGTTCCAGCACAAGTCCGATGCATAAGCTCAAAAGACTAATGTAATCTAGCGGCACAAAATCAGCAGTAGTGGTATACAAAAACACTGGTACGACCTAGCAAGCTAACAGGCCATAGCTGCTTAAGAGACACCAACAACAAAGTTAGAAAATATTCTGTTAAGCATAACATTTCCAAGCATCAGCTCACATTAGTCCACCAGATGTTCAGGAGGAAGCTGGGCATGTATTCACACCATCCTTTCAATCACGTGTAAGATCGTTGAATGTCTTCAAATGTCTCTTCCCCTTCAGGAACACCTCAGTGTCAACTGCAACCCTCATGTATCCATCGAAATCCACTGGTTTACCATTGCTCAGCTCCTTTGTTTCAGCATACCACTCACTGTTCTAATCCCACAAATCCTTGAAATCATCCAGGAAGTGTGTTTTATACTTTACCTTAACTGGGTCAAAGAACGATTTGTCGGGCTCATTGGTAGCGATGTACAAATGCCGGCCAGCTCCAACTTTATCATTAAGTGTCATAAGGAGACTGTCTGGCGAGGTATCTCTATCCAGGTTTGGCCAAAGTTGTGTGTTCTGGGCTTTCTCCCCTCTCACAATGTGGACTGAATCGAAGTCCCAACTCATCCGTGAGGCAATGGCAGATACAATCTCCATCAAGCGACGGGACTTCCACAAGAAATGCCGTGGGCGCTTGATCACTCCCTCCGTCTCACCCTTGCACACACGTGACCAGTAGTTATCCGGCTCAAAATTGCCAAACTTCCTCATTATCAGCGTGTCCTTGACGTCGCGAAATTTCATCGGGGTCACCTTGATGTCTTCAGTATAGTAGTTCTTCAGCCTAACCTTCTTGTGTCACTTCCACCAATCTTGCCAGAACTGGTTCTGGTCAATCACTGATGTCGATTGCTTCAAGTGCTCGAAATCAAAGTAGAGCCTAAAATCCTTCTCCCCATCCTTGCCGCTAGCAGTATACCGAGCATTGAGGCAAACATCGAGGTCCATGACAAGCGTCCGATTCAAGAACTGTGCCTCGCCGAGCGCACACAAGAACCCCCAAATGAAGTGGTTCATGCTCTTGCACCTCTCGCCGCCACCCATGTAAATGAGGTACCTTCCGTGGCTCAAATCGGACTCGGAGGCGACCACGGGCAAGCTGTCGTTGACAGCCTCGCCAACAACCAACACTAGCTCAGCTGCAGCCGTGGTGCCCTCATTGGCAGCGTTCTCGTCAAGCCTCATCCGAGTCTTGGCCGGCACGAAGTCCGTGTTCGTCACCGCCGGCGCCTCGCGCTTGCCCTTCTCACCCTTCTTCCCCTTGC
Coding sequences:
- the LOC133903133 gene encoding uncharacterized protein LOC133903133; this translates as MNDHNVVNWLYTTVTKDVFNLIHKPHSSAFTVWNAIEGLFRDNKPQHVIYFEAEFRSLQQGDMSISQYCTQLKMLVNNPHDVGQPVSKPSQVLNILCGLNPKYCHTIPIINTKFPPHTFMSARSYVLLEEICELHDAKMEVLPTRTVNLRCESSGDLYPLHFP